From the genome of Streptomyces sp. NBC_01304:
CACCGTCACCCTCACGCTCACCCCTGACACCACGTGGCTGAGCGCCCCCTCGACGCAGTACCCGGTGACGATCGACCCGGCGGCCGACGTACTGGACGTACTGTTCGACACCTTCGTGCAGGGCGGTGACACCACCGATCAGTCCGCCAGCACGGACCTGAAGCTCGGCTGGCCCGGTGACTCCGCTGGCACCACCAAGCGCACCGCCCGCTCCTTCATCACCTTCCGCACCTCGCCGTTCGCCGATGCCCTGGTGTCAAAGGCGAATCTGAAGCTGTGGAACTACCACTCATGGTCCGCCGAGGCGCGCGGCTGGGAGGTGTGGGCGGCCGATCCCGCGAACAAGGACACCCGTTGGACGAAGCAGCCGGCCATGAAGGAGAAGATGGCCACCTCGACCCAGACCAAGCCCGGCACCAACCCGGGCTGGGTGAACGCCGACATCACCAAGCTCGCCCAGACCTGGTCCTCGGCGAAGGCCGAGACCGGCTCGGTGGCCCTGAAGGCGGCGAACGAGTCCGACACCTACGCCTGGAAGCGGTTCTACTCCGCGAACGCCACGGACCAGAGCAAGATCCCCACGCTGGAAGTCACCCACAACTACCGCCCCGGTGCGGGCACCAACCTCCAGGCCGGCACGCCGTTCATCTCGTCCGGCGGCATCTTCAAGGTGAACTCCACCACCCCGACCCTGCGCGCGTCGATGACCGACAGCAACGCCGACGACAGCGTTCAGGGCACCTTCGAGATCACCGATGACGCCACCGGCAAGGTCGTCACCACGATCAACGCGCCGTCCGTGCACGCCAACACCACGGCCTCGATCAAGGTTCCGACCGGGAAGCTCACCTCGGGCAAGACCTACAGCTTCCGCACCACCGCCTACGACGGCACCCACTACGCGACCGGCTGGTCGCCCTCGGTGAAGTTCTACGTCGACACGGCGTGGAAGCCGACCGCCGCGGAAAACGCCCTGGGGCTGGCGAACCTGTACTCCGAGGCCGCCGACATCACGGCCGCCACATCCTCGGACGGCACCTATGCCTCCATCGCGGCCACAGAGGAGAACACGGTCAGCGTGCCGTGGGACGGCCAGAACAAGCCGGTGGACATCAAGAACGAGTTCATGCCTTACCGGCTCACCGTCCCCCAGGCCACCACCAAGGGCACCCAGATCGGCGGGAATGTGGTCTACACATCCTCCGGTCCGGTGGACACGGTCGTGCAGCCCACGGTCGACGGCGGTTCCCGCACGCTGAACATCCTCAAGAACAGCAGCGCCCCGCGCGACTACGAAACCGGAATCCAGATTCCGGCAGGGTTCCACGCGAAGTTCCACGAAGAGGACGGGTCGGTGTCGATCCTTCCGGACGATGACAGCAAGGATGCCGCCGGATTCTTCGAGGCCCCGTGGGCCAAGGACGCCAAGGGCAATGATGTCCCCACCAGTTACAAGGTGGTAGGGAACAAGCTCGTTCAGCATGTCGAATTCGATGCGAACTCGGCGTTCCCGATCGTGATCGACCCGTCTTGGTGGTCGACCACCAAGAAGATCATCAAGTGCGCCGCGTCCGTTGCGGCGTTCGTCGCGATGTGGACGCCTGGAGGGTCGTCCGCGAAGGTCGCCGTGGCCATTCGCCTGGTGAAGAAGATCGGTTTCAAGAAGACCGCGAAGCTGATCATGCAGTGGAAGAAGAAGCGCAAGCTCCCCAACAAGTTCCGCAATATGATCGCCACGATCCTGGGCATCGGCCCGATCAAGAGCGCCTGCAAGTTCTGACCCCCGAGGCGTCATGATGTTCATCGAAGTCATCGCGATGGCGGTCCTGCTCGCAGAAATAGGCCTGATGATCCGCTATCGGATCGTCCGCCGCCGCCTGGAGCGCCCCAGCGACTACCCCCAACTGACCGATTTCCGCTATAGCCACCTCGCCGTGGCCCTCGCTGCGGCAGCCATCGGATGGGCCGTCACCGGAGCGCGTACCGACTGGGGCACCGTCAGCTCAGTGCTGTTTATCGGCACGGTCGTCCCCGCCCAAGCAGCCCTCGCGGCCACCACCATGTGGCGGCCGCTGGCCGGCTGGGTCGTGTGTATAGCGGGAGGAGCTGTCGCGGGCGTCATCAGCCTGTAAACGCCTCTTCTTCATCCACCGAACCGAGGACGCATCTGCTGATCTTCACGCTTGTGCTGCTTGCGCAACTGATCATCATTGGCGGCCACCTCATGGCACGGTCGCGCCGCTCCGCCCAGGAGCGGCGCGACCGCGTCGCCTGGCCTCGCCTTGGCGAACAACTTCCGTTCGGTTGCCTGGTGGCAGCTGTGGCCGGTGTGCTGGGCGGCATGGTGGTCGCCCGGCCTGAGCTCGAGGTGCTCTTCCTCGGCTTGGCTGGAGTACTACTGCCGACCGCGACCGGTCAGGCCGCCGCAGCTCTGCTGCACACCCGCGCGGCGGAGCGCCCCCTTCGGTGGCTGTCTCTAGCCGCCGCCCTGATCGGCGGGTTCGCCGCAGGCAACGCAACCCTGCCGTAGGTCGGGTCGGTACGTCGGCGGTAGCCGTGCCTCAACGCCAGCCCTTCACCAACGACACCTGGTCGAGGTTCACTTCACGGCTGTCGCCCTGCTCGCAGGAGATCTTTATGGTGTTGGCGCCTTTGTTGAGGACGATGTTGGTCCAGCTGTTGGTCCTGGTGTTGGTCCAGCCCTTTTCCCCGTTGCTTTCCGGGCCGTAACCGAAGGTGTCCATGTTCAGCTTGCGGTCCTGCGCCGTGCCGTCGATGGACAGCGTGGTGGACATCTTCTTGCCGGGCATGCCGTAGGGCATGTTCAGCGTGTACTTGCCGTCCTTCGGGATGTCGTCGAAGGTTTAAGTCGCCGACGCGCCCACCGTGTTGAGAAGCTACTTGTGAACCTGAGTTTTGGCTCTGGGGGCGCCGAGGTGGGACGGGAGGGCCTGAGCCGGCGGTGAGCAGGTTCGGGCAGGTGAGTGCAGAAGTGGTCGCGGTGGTGGTCATGCCTGCTGTGGACAGGGGTGATGGTGGACCCTAAAGCGCCTCCGGTCTTCGTTAGGTCGCTTTTGGTGTTGAGGCAAATGGCCGCATGTTCTTGGTTCGTGATTTCAGGCCTGTGACGGCAGGGTCGCTGGCGGCCTTTTGACTACTTCCAGGGGAGCCAACGCACGAAGGAGATGAAGCTGATCACCCAGACCGCGAAGAACCCCAGCACCATCAGGGCCATGCTGAGGCTGACGAGGCGTCCAGCCCACGTGTCCCGGCTGGTTTCTCGCTTGTCATCGTGATCGAGGTCGAGGGGAAGGTCGTCCCAGTCGACAGGGCGGCCAGCATGCTCCGAGGCGGCCTTGCGCGCCGCTGCCAGCTGCTGTGTTGCGAACGCGGTGGCGGCGAGAGATTCGGGCTCGCGCCAGGCTAACGCCCGCATCCGCCGGAGCGGCGTGCTGTACCGCTCCTCGAACGCGGCAGTCTCCGCTGGGTCACGATCGGCGTCGAGGTACATCCACCGCCCGGCCTCCGCCAAGTCCCCGCACAGCCGGTAGACCTCTGCCCGACGGCGCCTGAGCATGAGGTCCCGCGGAAAGGAGGACACCAGGCCCTGCAAACGCTGCCGCGCCACGGGGACCCGGCCAGCGGCAAGGTCCACATCCACACGGGCAAGCGTATCGACGAGTGTCATAGGTACATGCTCGCCGGTGAACGTGCTGGCCGCCGCCCGGCGCACTCCGGAGGACACTGCCGGGAGTCACTCGATCAGGTGATGGGGCGTTCTCCTGGCGAATCGCCAAGCGGGACCATCCAACTTGTCTTTCTCAAGGGCACAAGTGGCTCCCGATCTCGATACCCCGGCGGCTCCGAAATACCTTGCCGAAAACAGGTGGTGGGTCTGGTGTCGTGCTCGAGACCGGTGCGCCTGGTCATGAGGCTGGTGGTGGCGTGCTGTTCGTGGTTGCTGCCAGCGGGACGGGTCAGAGGGCGGTCTCGGTGAGCGGCCGCAGGCGAAAGGGATGTCCACTCAGCCGGATGCACTTCGGCGCGGTGAGGATGGGTGGTTGTGGTTCGCGCCAGTGCTCGGGAACGGGCCTGGTCAGGCGGGCGGCAGTGAGGGAGATGACTGACATTGATTGGCGTGTGGTCGGTGCTGTCGTGCTCCTACCGTGGCGGGGTGGAGGTGGGGGGCGAGGTCATCGGATACGCGTATCGCTGGCGAGGTGACAAGCCGCTTTGGGTCGGCGAACGCGTACTCGTGCCGAAGAACTACTTCAGCCGGATCAAGTACGGTCCCGGTCCCACCACGGGGGTGGTGACCGGTCTGGGATCTACCTACCGCAGACCTCTGTCGTTCATCACCGGCCGCGCACCGGAGAGCGAGTGACGCGGACAGCAAACGAGGGCGCGGCTGCGCTGTTATGAACCTAGTGCCCCTCAACGGCCCGGTGGCTGCCGTTGCTGGACATCCCACAGCTCTTCTTGTGCAGTACCGCCCAGGAGGTGACCGTGGCTGTCGGCGACGGCCCAATTCAGGCGTCGCCGACACGTGGCGCTGGTAGGTGATCTCGTCGGGGTGGATGCAAGGCGTCCTTGCCGCCGTTTGGGTCACCGGCGCAGGTCGTCCCGGTCCGGATCGAGGCGCCGTGCTGCCGCCTGCAGTCGGTGGCGGCGACGAGCGACACGGAAACGTAGCGCAGCGGGCCGGCGGCCGGGCCGTAGCGGAATGTGGGCCTTGGTGTGGGCTCGGAAGTGCGTCCCCCAACCGGCCACGGTTGCCTTGCCGGTGAACTTCTGACCCTGTGTGGGCAGGTTGACAGCGGTGAGGTTGAGCATGGGCGCCTTGAGCTTGATCAGGGCGATGTCGTTGACGACGCTGTGCTCGCTGGAGTCCTGGTGCTTCACGATCTGGATGACTTCGCGAGTCTCGGTCACGCCGGGCACGGTGCTGACTAGGCCGAGGAGCGCCATCTCCCTCGAGGGCGCCGGTGGTTGCGGCACTGCCTCAAGGTCCCCTCCTGCGGCGGCCGCAGGTAGTCGTAGGTGCCCCAGAATCAGGCGAGTCAGCTGCCCTGGAGAGATGCGCTGGTCAGCTCGGGGGATCGAGAGAGGCTCGGGTGGCGGGTCTATATGCGCCCGTAGCAAGTGGCCCCGTGTGCGCGAAATGGGTGATTCGATCTGGGGCGCGCGTTGCTCAGATAAATAGATCGCCGCTCGACTGTATCTTCATGGTGACTTTCTGTGACTTCCCGGTTCCTTTGAGGGTGGCGTCGCCATGCTTTCGTTTCCGTCGCTGTCGTTGCGTTCCCGTTTGTGGCCGCGACGTCGCGTGGCCCGGCTGGCCATGTCGGTTGCGTTGGTGATGGGTCTGGAGACGGCGCTGGTGGTGGGTGACGCCGGTGCGTTTACTCTGGCGCATCCTGCTGGGGCGGCGGCCGAGCGGAGTGAGCCGACGGGTCCTGCGGAGGCGGAGAACGAGGCTTCGGCGCAGCTGACGGCTCGGTTGCAGAACCGGCGGATCGAGGTGCTGTCCGCGCGGTCGGAGACGTCGACGGAGTGGGCTTATCCGGACGGACGGCTGCAGCTTGAGGAGGCGTCTGGGCCGGTGCGCTTTCGTCGGGGCGATGCCTGGGTGGACGTGGATTTGACGCTGCGCCGGCAGGCGGACGGTTCCGTGGCGCCGGGGGCGCATCCGCGAGGTCTGGTGCTGTCCGGTGCGGGTTCCGGGAAGTCGAGCAGGCTGGCGTCGCTGGTGGATGGCGACGGGTCGGTGGCCTTGTTGTGGCCGGGGGTGTTGCCGGAGCCCGAACTTGAGGGGCAACGGGCGACGTACAAGGCGGTGCGGCCGGGTGTGGACCTGGTCGTGGAGGCCACCCGTACGGGCTTTGAGGATTTCCTGATCGTCCATGACCGCAAGTCGGCCCGGGCCCTGGACGAGGTCCAGCTCACGGTCCGCGCCGACGGTTTGGACGTGAAGAAGCAGGCGGACGGCGAGCACGTACTCGTAGATGCCAAGGACCAGCAGTTGGGCGTGATTGAGACGCCGACGGGGTGGGATGCGGAAGTCCAGCCACAGTCACAGGACCCCACGGATGTCGCTGAGTTGAAGGTGCGTTCCTCCGTCAGCGAGGACGGCGATACGGCGCAGATCGGCTATCAACTGGCGGATGCGTACGTGCAGGACACGGACACGAAGTTCCCGGTGACCATCGATCCGGGGATCAGTCTGCGGCCGTCGCTGGACACCTTCGTGGAGCAGGGCTACACGCAGGACCAGTCGGATTCGCCGGAGTTGAAGCTCGGTAACAACGGCACCAAGCAGATCGCCCGCTCCTTCCTGGCCTTCCCCACCAAGCAGGTGCGCAACAAGCACATCATCGAGGCGGAGCTGCGGCTGTTCAACCACCACTCGTGGTCCTGCACACCACGGGAGTGGGAGGTCTGGGAGTCGGGGGTGCCCCATGAGGACACTCGCTGGACCAACCAGCCCAAGTGGCTGAAGAAGATCGCCTCTTCGACGGAGACTAAGGGTGGGGACGCGCACTGCCCGGGCGGCTGGGCGGGTGTGAAGGTCACTCCGCTGGTGCAGCAGTGGGCGGACAAAGGGCCGGCAACCGCGGGTATCGGGCTGCGGGCCACGGACGAGGCGGATTCGCTGGGCTGGAAGCGGTTCAGTTCTGCCGAGGGCGCGCACCCGCCCACCCTGGTCATCACGCTGACTTCGGGGTTGCAGCCGCCGGTGAACCTGCTGGCGGTACCCGGCCGCACCACCATCGGCCGGCGCTGGGTGAGCACTGCGACCCCGCAGCTTTCCGGGACGGTGTCCAGCGGCAGCGGCGGCAAACTGCAGAAGGTCGCCTTCGAGCTGACCGATGAACACAGCAAGGCGCTGACCACGCACGAGCAGGAGGGCGTCCCCTCCGGGCAGCAGGCCCGCTGGACGGTCACGCACGGCGTGTTGAAGGAGGGCGGCACCTACGGCTTCCGGATGCGAGCATTCGACGGGCATGTCTGGTCGGGCTGGTCGGTGCGCTCCACCTTCCATGTCTACAACACCCCCGCACCTTTGCCGAAGGTGGCCTCGCACGACTTTCCCCATAACGGCTGGGGCGGCAAGCTCAATGCGCACGGCCAGTACGCGGGGAAGTTCTCCATCACCGCGGATACCTATGCGGTGTCCTACCGCATCGACGACGGCTCATGGACCGCACATGTGGTGGCGCCCAACGAGCCCTCGCAGCTGTCCATCGCAGTCTCCGGCGGAAAACACACCCTGCAGATCCGCGCAGTCAACCGGGCCGGTGTGCCCTCCAAGGCTGTCGACTACGTCTTCTACGCCGGCCCCGGCGCGGCACTGATCTCCCCCGGAACGGGCGAGCGCACCGCCCGGCGGGCTGCTCTGAACGCGCAGGGCAAGCACGAGCACACGCACGTGGCATACCAGTACCGGAGGGCGGTGACCGATCACTGGACGACGATCCCGGCCAAGGATGTGCGCACCACCACCGGCGGCGCGGTCACCTGGCCGGTCGTGGCCAAGATGGGGCATCCGGCGGCGCTGACCTGGACGGTGGCCGACACGCTGGGCGGGGACGGCTCGGTACAGGTGAGGGCCCACTTCACCGGCGGCAAGGAAGCCTTCTCTGACCCGCACCATCTGGTGCTGGACCTGGACGCCGGCACCGCCCCGCAGCCCGCGATCGGCCCCGGCACGGTCAATCTGCTCACCGGTGCCTACACCCTCAATGCGACGGACGCCCAAGCTTGGGGGGTCAGCGCCGAGCGGACTGCCGTCTCCCGGCGCCACGTCACCCCCGCCCATCTGGGGCTGGCGGAGGTGTTCGGACCGGGCTGGTCGGCCGGCAGCGTCGCGGAAACCAGCGGCGCCGCCTACACCTCAGTACGCAAGACCTCCGGTTCCTCGGTGCAGGTGATGTTCGCTGACGGTGACGGCATCCACTTCACCCGCACCAACAGCGGCTGGCAGCCCGAGGTCGGCTCGGAGGACCTGACGCTCACAGGCTCGGAGGCGGGCACTTTCACGCTCACCGACACCGCCGGGATCAAGACCACCTTCAAGAAGGCCAGCCCTCAGGCCGCCACCTGGCTGATGACCACCAGCGAACGGCCGGTGAAGAACTCCACCACTGAGATGGTCTACGAACCGGTCACCGTCAACCACCACACGCTCGCTCGCCCGAAGTACATCGTGGCCCCCACCTCCGCAGTCAAGGAGGAGGTCTGCGCCAAGACGCCGGCCACCCGCGGCTGCCGGGTCTTGGAGTACGTCTACGCAACCGCCACCACCGCCGATCCCACCCCCGGCCACGTCGGCGACATGACCGGCCAGGTGAAACAGATCCGGCTGTGGGCCACCGCCCCCGGCGCGACCAAATCCACCCCCACTGTCATCGCCGCCTTTGCCTACGGCATCAGCAAGCGCCTGTACGAGGCGTGGGACCCGCGGATCACCCCGGCGCTGAAGACCGTGTACCGCTACGACGCGGCACAGCGCATCACCGGCGTCATCCCGCCGGGTGAACAGCCCTACACGTTCACCTACGGACGGGCAGCCGAAACCTCCAC
Proteins encoded in this window:
- a CDS encoding DNRLRE domain-containing protein — protein: MHLNSTSRSSAIAVAGIAMLTAGAVLLSTPHVAVADTQSTAADEQEAREEAELEKALRAFAGNPIKEAESVEAALAAAAVQDRKVEVLQMRTETNTVYANPDGTLTTEMAAGPIRMIENGQWVDIDLDLKRAKNGGVEAIAHPEHLKLAGGSGTLPKSIEEVAKAAPSQARDLVSLGQGRDKLALQWKGGLPAPQLDGNHATYKGAVPGGDLVVEATRTGFEQYLRLNKAPTDGAPMVLPMTVPEGTKATQNPDGSVTFTDSSGDKTAVMPAPTMWDSQQDPKSLERTNSRRVDMKVAQSGNTVTLTLTPDTTWLSAPSTQYPVTIDPAADVLDVLFDTFVQGGDTTDQSASTDLKLGWPGDSAGTTKRTARSFITFRTSPFADALVSKANLKLWNYHSWSAEARGWEVWAADPANKDTRWTKQPAMKEKMATSTQTKPGTNPGWVNADITKLAQTWSSAKAETGSVALKAANESDTYAWKRFYSANATDQSKIPTLEVTHNYRPGAGTNLQAGTPFISSGGIFKVNSTTPTLRASMTDSNADDSVQGTFEITDDATGKVVTTINAPSVHANTTASIKVPTGKLTSGKTYSFRTTAYDGTHYATGWSPSVKFYVDTAWKPTAAENALGLANLYSEAADITAATSSDGTYASIAATEENTVSVPWDGQNKPVDIKNEFMPYRLTVPQATTKGTQIGGNVVYTSSGPVDTVVQPTVDGGSRTLNILKNSSAPRDYETGIQIPAGFHAKFHEEDGSVSILPDDDSKDAAGFFEAPWAKDAKGNDVPTSYKVVGNKLVQHVEFDANSAFPIVIDPSWWSTTKKIIKCAASVAAFVAMWTPGGSSAKVAVAIRLVKKIGFKKTAKLIMQWKKKRKLPNKFRNMIATILGIGPIKSACKF
- a CDS encoding DUF6584 family protein, producing the protein MTLVDTLARVDVDLAAGRVPVARQRLQGLVSSFPRDLMLRRRRAEVYRLCGDLAEAGRWMYLDADRDPAETAAFEERYSTPLRRMRALAWREPESLAATAFATQQLAAARKAASEHAGRPVDWDDLPLDLDHDDKRETSRDTWAGRLVSLSMALMVLGFFAVWVISFISFVRWLPWK
- a CDS encoding trypsin-like serine protease, with the protein product MTETREVIQIVKHQDSSEHSVVNDIALIKLKAPMLNLTAVNLPTQGQKFTGKATVAGWGTHFRAHTKAHIPLRPGRRPAALRFRVARRRHRLQAAARRLDPDRDDLRR
- a CDS encoding DNRLRE domain-containing protein, with protein sequence MARLAMSVALVMGLETALVVGDAGAFTLAHPAGAAAERSEPTGPAEAENEASAQLTARLQNRRIEVLSARSETSTEWAYPDGRLQLEEASGPVRFRRGDAWVDVDLTLRRQADGSVAPGAHPRGLVLSGAGSGKSSRLASLVDGDGSVALLWPGVLPEPELEGQRATYKAVRPGVDLVVEATRTGFEDFLIVHDRKSARALDEVQLTVRADGLDVKKQADGEHVLVDAKDQQLGVIETPTGWDAEVQPQSQDPTDVAELKVRSSVSEDGDTAQIGYQLADAYVQDTDTKFPVTIDPGISLRPSLDTFVEQGYTQDQSDSPELKLGNNGTKQIARSFLAFPTKQVRNKHIIEAELRLFNHHSWSCTPREWEVWESGVPHEDTRWTNQPKWLKKIASSTETKGGDAHCPGGWAGVKVTPLVQQWADKGPATAGIGLRATDEADSLGWKRFSSAEGAHPPTLVITLTSGLQPPVNLLAVPGRTTIGRRWVSTATPQLSGTVSSGSGGKLQKVAFELTDEHSKALTTHEQEGVPSGQQARWTVTHGVLKEGGTYGFRMRAFDGHVWSGWSVRSTFHVYNTPAPLPKVASHDFPHNGWGGKLNAHGQYAGKFSITADTYAVSYRIDDGSWTAHVVAPNEPSQLSIAVSGGKHTLQIRAVNRAGVPSKAVDYVFYAGPGAALISPGTGERTARRAALNAQGKHEHTHVAYQYRRAVTDHWTTIPAKDVRTTTGGAVTWPVVAKMGHPAALTWTVADTLGGDGSVQVRAHFTGGKEAFSDPHHLVLDLDAGTAPQPAIGPGTVNLLTGAYTLNATDAQAWGVSAERTAVSRRHVTPAHLGLAEVFGPGWSAGSVAETSGAAYTSVRKTSGSSVQVMFADGDGIHFTRTNSGWQPEVGSEDLTLTGSEAGTFTLTDTAGIKTTFKKASPQAATWLMTTSERPVKNSTTEMVYEPVTVNHHTLARPKYIVAPTSAVKEEVCAKTPATRGCRVLEYVYATATTADPTPGHVGDMTGQVKQIRLWATAPGATKSTPTVIAAFAYGISKRLYEAWDPRITPALKTVYRYDAAQRITGVIPPGEQPYTFTYGRAAETSTAGEGMLLKVSRPALKAGSKTETDGTATESVVYNVALTGPPAPVAMTPSKISNWGQSDAPTDATAIFPADVSPASHDGAQLSRADYHRADVSYINASGRQTNHLEPGGHLTTTEYDHFGNTVRSLSAGNRTLALGTSTANQQRLIDLGLDPQTTTSAERAQQLSRTSAYSADGLRELDSRGPLHAVLLPHAFHGADKSVIADANTVVEARDWNHRTFDEGRPSAGAKVKDLPTTQASGLELPGHPGKMAETRTGTTAYDWTKGTITKTVQDPDGLAITHTTSYDDAGKPIQSTMPKSGGADAGTTLTDYYTAADSTSCGGRPEWADLPCRSRHAAPADAGTNRELPDMRSEYDYYGNPVKNTATSNGATRTATSVYDAAERLRTASLTASTGSAIGARTITYDQATGRPTGMSADGKSVHMAYDALGRTVSYTDADGAVTSTEYDRLDRPTRVTNGAPSTASYTYDTNQDPRGLLTSVTEDKFGTIAGHYDDDGALTEQTFPGGITTTDTYDPAGTPTTRRYQRTADQQTIASEAVLPGPHAQWASQISSNTGHRRYLYDNDGRLARSEYADLAGPCTVHGYAFDSNSNRLAKTTDAALDGKCGSGTTSTERHSYDSADRLSDKGFAHDQFGNITAQPGGITTAYFVDDLVHQQQTNALRTMWDLDPLSRRRTATTQTKQENGSWDKGASELDHFDNNGDSPAWTVNQTSGGITRYVEDLSGELIGTVDGTQIQLNLPDLHGDTTLTVSDGSHVEVRAFDEYGIPAEGQSPAGYGWLGAHQRSAQTPTGDILMGARLYNPALGRFLQVDPVAGGSANAYDYSNQDPVDEFDLNGLRPHRGATHHAARSYGHHNTRSGHHITQSHRHTSSHTPKWHSLGHVWHELPWHKSIIDGWPRPLRELHSYAVSHFLHADIKSVRWQDRQRVELRIRSHNGRIETEERVTDIEERFRAEVCVTHGFICRTFTSRWGIPMAQK